The Streptomyces sp. NBC_01463 DNA window GAAGGTCGGCAGCGGCGACGTCGCCGCCCTGCGGTCAGTGGCCGAGCTCTTCCGCACCCTCGACAACGCCTACGGCGGCGGCCACGCCAGGCAGGCCCTCGTCCGGTACCTGGAGCACGAGACGGAGCCGATGCTGCGCGGCACGTACGGGGAGGCCACCGGGCGGCGGCTGTTCGCCGCCGCGGCCGACCTGACCCGGCTCGCCGGCTGGACCTCGTACGACATCGCGGCCCACGGTCTCGCCCAGCGCTACTTCGTCCAGGCGTTACGGCTGGCGCAGGCCGCCGGCGACCGGGCCTACGGCAGCTTCGTCCTGATCACCATGAGCCGGCAGGCCGTCTACCTCGGGCATGGCCGGGAGGCGGTGCAGCTGGCACGGGTGGCCCAGCAGGGCGTCGGCTCGGCCGCCCCGCACGCGGTCCTCGCCCTGCTGCACGCGGTCGAGGCGCGCGGCCACGGGGTGCTCGGCGAGGCGAAGGCGTGCACGGCCTCGCTGGCCCGGGCCGAACGCGCACTGGAGGCCGCACGCCCCGGCGACGAGGTGCCGCACTGGGCGCGCTACTTCGACGAGGCCCAGCTGGCCGACGAGTTCGGGCACTGCCACCGCGACCTCCAGCAGTACCGGGCCGCCGCCCAGCACGCCGAGCGCTCGCTCCAACTGCGCGCCCCCGCGTACGCCCGCAGCAGGCTGTTCTGCCGGGTCGTGCTGGCCTCGGCCCGGCTCGGGCTCGGCGAGCTCGACCAGGCCTGCCGGCTGGGCGCCGAGGCCGCCCAGCAGGCCGCCGAGATGCGGTCGGTGCGCGCCACGGAGTACGTACGGGACTTCGAGCGGCGGCTCGAACCCTTCCGGGACGCCGCCGCCGTCCGCGGCTACCGCGAGCGGGTCGCCGCACTGGGGTGAACCGCGCGGATCAGGCGGCCTCGCGAAGCACTTCGGAATCGCCGGGGGCCGGCCGTACGCCCAGGTCGGAGAGGATGGCCGCGGCGGCGCGGCCGCCCGAGGACAGCGCGCCCTGGACCGTGCCGGTGTCGCGGTGGTCACCGCACACGTACAGGCCCGCGAGCAGCCGGACCGGCCGCTGCGGATCGTGCGGGGACACCATCGCGGGCACCGCCTCCGGATCGTGGTGGACGGCCAGGAGCTCCCAGTCGTCGGTGGGCACGCCGTAGAGCCCGGCCAGCTGGGCGCGGACCGTGCGGTCCAGATCGGTCGGCGGGGTGCCGAGCACCGTCGAGCTGATCAGCGTCCGGCCGTGCGGTGCGCGCGCCGGGTCGACCGCGCTCATCACCGCGGTGTGCGCGACCGGACCCGACCGGTCGGCGTCCAGCAGCAGCGAGGCGCCCGTCGGCGGGGGAGCGGGGGCGGTGTGGTGGACCACCGTCACCGGGTGGAAGGGCGGCACCCGCAGACCGGGCAGCAGCTCGGCCGCGGCGCCCGCACCGGTCGCCAGCAGCAGGGAGCGGCAGCCCAGTTCGCCGTGCTCCTTGGTGCGCACCGAGGTGATGTCGGCCGCCGTGACGTGCACGCCCGTCCGTACCGTGCCGGGCGGCAGCGCCGCCGCGAGCAGGTCGGGCAGCGTGACCGACCCCCCCTCCGGGACACAGAGCCGGCCGCTCGCGTAGCCACGCAGGGCGAGGTCGGCGCACCGGCTCGACGTGATGAGCCCGGGGTCGCTGAGGAGCGCGGTGAGCAGCGGGCGCACGAAGCCGTTGAGCGTCCGTGCGGACAGGCCGCGGCCGGACAGGGCGTCGAGCGCGGCCCGTTCGGGCCGGGCCAGGACGCGGGCCCGGGGCGCGGCCGCCAGCCGGGCCAGCGCCACGCCGAGCCGGGCCTGGTCGATCGCCCCGCCCATGGCCCCGGTGAGGGCGCCGCCCGCCGGTGACCGGGGGGCGCTCGCGAGGGCGCGTGCCGCCTTGAGTGCGCCCCGCGCGCTGCGCGAGCCCCTGGTGCCGCGGACCTCCCCGGTCCGGTGGCGGCGGCCCTCGCTGTGGACCAGCACGCCGGGATCGAAGTTCCGCAGGACGAGTCCTTCGAGTCCGGGCGTCGCGTAGAGCTCCGGATACGAGGTGGTGAGGAGCGGTCCGATGTGATCGAGCCGGAACCCGTCCACCTCGTCGGTCATCATCCGGCCGCCGACCCGGGGGCCGGCCTCCAGGACGCTGACACTCACTCCCGCACCGGTCAGCCGGTGGGCCGCTGACAGGCCGGCTATCCCGGCCCCGATGATGACGACGTCCGCGTGGTGTGCCGTGCTGAGCACGTGCCCCTCCCCGAGTCGGCGCAACTGGTGGGAGGCTCTTGCCCTCAACAGGCCACCGGAATGCGTGAGTTCGCCATGAGGCTAGGAGTGTGGCGGGATCGCGCGCAGTCGCGCGCGTCCCGGAGCACCGGTGCACGGGGTCGCACGGCTGTCCGCGTCGGACGGCGGTGGAGCGGGGCGGGGCGTACGGGTCAGCGCAGGGCCGCGCGGATCGCGGCGTCGACCCCGGGGAAGGCGAAGGCGAACCCCGAGTCCAGCAGCCGCCCCGGCAGCACCCGCTGACTGCCCAGCACGTCCTCGGCGAAGTCGCCGAGCGCGATCCGCAGCGCCGGCGCGGGAGCGGTGAACAGCGTCGGCCGGCGCAGCACCCGGCCCATCGCCGCCGTCACCTCGCCGTTGGTGACGGGGGAGGGGCCGGTCAGATTCACCGCCCCGGACAGCTCCGGGGTGTCGAGGATGTGCCGCAGGGCCGCGATGTGGTCGTGCAGCGCGATGAAGCTCCAGTACTGCCGCCCGTTGCCCATCCGCCCGCCGAGCCCGGCGCGGAACAGCGGGAAGAGCCGGCCCCAGGCGCCGCCCTCACGGGCGACGACGAGCCCGGTCCGGGCGTGCACGGTCCGCACCCCGGCCTCCTCGGCCGCGGCGGTGGCCTCCTCCCACTCCACGCACACCGACGGCAGGAACCCGTCACCGGGCGGCGCGCCCTCGTCGACCGCCCGGTCCCCGGTGTCGCCGTAGAAGCCGATCGCGGACCCGGACAGCAGCACCTTCGGCGGGACGTCGAGCGAGGCGACGGCGTCGGCGATCGCTGCCGTGCCCAGCACCCGGCTGTCCCGGATCTCCCGCTTGTACGCCTCGGTCCAGCGGTGGTCGCCCACCCCGGCCCCAGCGAGATGGACGACGGCGTCGCAGCCCACCAGTCCGGCCACGTCCACATGGCCCCGCTTCGGGTCCCACTCCACCTCGTCGCCGGACCGCGCCGGGCGCCGGACGAGCCGGACCACCTCGTGCCCGTCGGTCCGCAGCGAGCGCACCAGCGCCGCTCCGATGAGTCCGGTCGATCCGGTGACAGCGATACGGGAGTGCGGCATGGGACCCATCCTGCCCCATGTCCCCCGGAGTACGGGGCGTGGCACAGTGACGGCCATGGCTGAGTCCCCCGACCTCCCCCTGCCCCTCGTCCGCCCCGCGGTCCTCGACGACGGCCCCGCCCTCGGGGAGCTCGACCGGAGCACCTGGTCGACGCTGCACGCCGTGCAGCCGCGCCCGCAGCCGCCGTACGAGCCGTTCTTCGACGACCGGCACCGGCCGCAGGACGTCCTGGTGGCCGAAGCGGTGAACCCGGCGGGCGAGACGGTCGTCGCCGGGTACGTCCGCGTCGTGCCGCCCACGCCACTGGCCTGCAACGCGCACGTCCGGCAGATACAGGGGCTCGCCGTGGCCGGCTGGGCGCGCGGCCGGGGGCTGGGCCGCACGCTGCTGGACGCCGCGTGCCGGGCGGCGCGCCGCCAGGGCGCGAACCGGATCACCCTGCGGGTGCTGGGGCACAACGCGCCCGCCCGTGCGCTGTACGAGGACCGGGGGTTCGCCGTCGAGGGCGTCCTGCCCGGCGAGTTCTTCCTCGGCGGGCGTTACGTGGACGACGTGATGATGGGCCGCCCGCTAGGCCCGTGACCGGGGCGGCGGCCGGGGCCGGTCCGCCCGCGGCTCAACCGGCGCCGAACCGCTGCCACAGCGCGGGCAGCCGCGCCGCCAGGGCCGCGTCGTCCTCGAAGCCGATGGGGGTGCCCTCCGGCTCGGCGGCCTGCGGCGGCAGCCCGAGATCAGGCGTGACGACCCCGGTGAGCTGCTCGTACGCCTCGTCGGCCGCGTAGCCCAGCTCCTCCGCGTCCCCGTCCATCTCCTCGTCGAAGTCGTCGAGGAGTTCGGCCAGGCTGTCCGGATCGTGCACCGCGCCCTCGAAGAGCTCACGGCCCTGGCCGATCAGCCAGCAGCGGAAGTAGTCGAAGGCGTCGTCGCTCGCGCCGCCGAGCAGCACACTGGCGGCGGCCCACAGGTCCCAGCGGTACGCGCGGTTGTAGCGGGCCTCGAAGTGCCGGGCGAAGTCCAGCACGGAATCGGGATCGAGCTGCACCAGCCGTTCGACGAGCAGGTCGGCATGGTCCTCGGGGTCGCCGTCGGCGGCCTCGCGGGTGCTGTCGATGAGCTCCCAGAATTCCGTCTCGTCCATCACGGGTCCAGCATCTGCCCTGGCGGCGGGCGATGCACGCGGAGACACCGAAATGAAGCCTTACAGGGGGTCGCGGTAGAGCAGGTGCAGTCGTTCGGCGGCAGCCGCGAACCTGGTACGCAGTGCGGTCGGCTCCAGCACCTCCAACTCCGGTCCCAGGGCCAGCAGCTGACCGAACGCGACGTCCAGGGACTCGACCGGCAGGGTGACCGTCACCCGGCCGTCGGCCGCGGGCGGCCCGGCCCCCTCCAGCGCGTCCTGGGCCGCGACGCGGTCCACGGCGTGCGGAAGCCGGCGCACCCCGGCCTCCGAGAGCCGCAGCGTCACCTCGGTCCGCAGGATCGACCGGGCGAACTGGGCCGCGCGCTCGTCCCAGAACGCGGGCAGGTCGAAGCCCTCGTCCCGGACGAACCGGCTGTCCGAAACGGTCACGTCCGTGAAGCGGTCGATCCGGTAGACCCGGAAGTCGTCCTCCGCACGGGCGCACAGATACCAGACCCCGGCCTTGAGGACGAGCCCGTACGGTGCCAGCTCCCGCTCCACCTCGGCGTCACGGCCGGCCCGCCGGTAGCGGGCGCGGACCGTCCGGTCGTCCCACACGGCCTCGGCCACGACGGGCAGGAGCTCCGGAGTGACCGGCTCCTGGTACCAGCCGGGCGCGTCCAGGTGGAAGCGCCGGGCGGCGCCCGCGGAGGCGTCCCGCAGGGAGGGCAGCAGGGCCGCCGAGACCTTGAGCCGGGCGGCGGAACCGGCGTCGGCCAGACCCATCTCGCGCAGGGCGGAGGGCAGACCGGAGAGGAAGAGCGCCTCGGCCTCGTCCCGGGCCAGCCCGGTGAGCCCGGTGCGGTAACCGCCGACGAGCCGGTACCCGCCCGCACGGCCCCGCTCCGCGTAGACGGGGATCCCGGCCTCGGAGAGC harbors:
- a CDS encoding DUF4240 domain-containing protein, coding for MDETEFWELIDSTREAADGDPEDHADLLVERLVQLDPDSVLDFARHFEARYNRAYRWDLWAAASVLLGGASDDAFDYFRCWLIGQGRELFEGAVHDPDSLAELLDDFDEEMDGDAEELGYAADEAYEQLTGVVTPDLGLPPQAAEPEGTPIGFEDDAALAARLPALWQRFGAG
- a CDS encoding FAD-dependent oxidoreductase, which encodes MLSTAHHADVVIIGAGIAGLSAAHRLTGAGVSVSVLEAGPRVGGRMMTDEVDGFRLDHIGPLLTTSYPELYATPGLEGLVLRNFDPGVLVHSEGRRHRTGEVRGTRGSRSARGALKAARALASAPRSPAGGALTGAMGGAIDQARLGVALARLAAAPRARVLARPERAALDALSGRGLSARTLNGFVRPLLTALLSDPGLITSSRCADLALRGYASGRLCVPEGGSVTLPDLLAAALPPGTVRTGVHVTAADITSVRTKEHGELGCRSLLLATGAGAAAELLPGLRVPPFHPVTVVHHTAPAPPPTGASLLLDADRSGPVAHTAVMSAVDPARAPHGRTLISSTVLGTPPTDLDRTVRAQLAGLYGVPTDDWELLAVHHDPEAVPAMVSPHDPQRPVRLLAGLYVCGDHRDTGTVQGALSSGGRAAAAILSDLGVRPAPGDSEVLREAA
- a CDS encoding WYL domain-containing protein, with amino-acid sequence MRAARLIRMVLLLQSRTAMTAAELAHELQVSERTVTRDAQALSEAGIPVYAERGRAGGYRLVGGYRTGLTGLARDEAEALFLSGLPSALREMGLADAGSAARLKVSAALLPSLRDASAGAARRFHLDAPGWYQEPVTPELLPVVAEAVWDDRTVRARYRRAGRDAEVERELAPYGLVLKAGVWYLCARAEDDFRVYRIDRFTDVTVSDSRFVRDEGFDLPAFWDERAAQFARSILRTEVTLRLSEAGVRRLPHAVDRVAAQDALEGAGPPAADGRVTVTLPVESLDVAFGQLLALGPELEVLEPTALRTRFAAAAERLHLLYRDPL
- a CDS encoding TIGR01777 family oxidoreductase: MPHSRIAVTGSTGLIGAALVRSLRTDGHEVVRLVRRPARSGDEVEWDPKRGHVDVAGLVGCDAVVHLAGAGVGDHRWTEAYKREIRDSRVLGTAAIADAVASLDVPPKVLLSGSAIGFYGDTGDRAVDEGAPPGDGFLPSVCVEWEEATAAAEEAGVRTVHARTGLVVAREGGAWGRLFPLFRAGLGGRMGNGRQYWSFIALHDHIAALRHILDTPELSGAVNLTGPSPVTNGEVTAAMGRVLRRPTLFTAPAPALRIALGDFAEDVLGSQRVLPGRLLDSGFAFAFPGVDAAIRAALR
- a CDS encoding GNAT family N-acetyltransferase codes for the protein MAESPDLPLPLVRPAVLDDGPALGELDRSTWSTLHAVQPRPQPPYEPFFDDRHRPQDVLVAEAVNPAGETVVAGYVRVVPPTPLACNAHVRQIQGLAVAGWARGRGLGRTLLDAACRAARRQGANRITLRVLGHNAPARALYEDRGFAVEGVLPGEFFLGGRYVDDVMMGRPLGP
- a CDS encoding regulator, which gives rise to MSDRPPQRTPNRRLASLITEAGFSNAGLARRVDQLGLEHGLDLRYDKTSVTRWLRGQQPRGTTPALIAEVFTRRLGRRLSAQDLGLDACAPVYAGLEFAATPAEAVDIVSGLWRKDSGSHAELRKIAFTPAGLVVPSRDWLIGRADEWVGRGGDPGPVAGAGAARTGRAYGAPGGPRTAPGPHGAYGTAGTGQSGSGPIAAGVPEQGGAPLGARHGLRGPVPSRPAGPHAPAGAPASLGPVGPGVPRQRQTERGSGQKVGSGDVAALRSVAELFRTLDNAYGGGHARQALVRYLEHETEPMLRGTYGEATGRRLFAAAADLTRLAGWTSYDIAAHGLAQRYFVQALRLAQAAGDRAYGSFVLITMSRQAVYLGHGREAVQLARVAQQGVGSAAPHAVLALLHAVEARGHGVLGEAKACTASLARAERALEAARPGDEVPHWARYFDEAQLADEFGHCHRDLQQYRAAAQHAERSLQLRAPAYARSRLFCRVVLASARLGLGELDQACRLGAEAAQQAAEMRSVRATEYVRDFERRLEPFRDAAAVRGYRERVAALG